In Elaeis guineensis isolate ETL-2024a chromosome 1, EG11, whole genome shotgun sequence, a genomic segment contains:
- the LOC105039120 gene encoding alanine--tRNA ligase, chloroplastic/mitochondrial isoform X3: MEGLKLVDVPRALPLLSAAFGTRHRRRPPATSSCSLRSFPGCCCLEYASAAGRTYFWVPSSHICNSKSQKKIIFSVRSSIEPVTQEMLGGIPKDYSMSGDEIRHRFLNFYASRGHKILPSASLVPDDPTVLLTIAGMLQFKPIFLGKEPRRVPCATTAQRCIRTNDVENVGQTSRHHTFFEMLGNFSFGDYFKKEAIVWAWELTTKEFGLPPDRLWISVFKDDDEAFSLWHNEVGVPKERIKRMGEDDNFWTSGVTGPCGPCSEIYYDFHPERGYSDANLDDDSRFIEFYNLVFMQYNKKEDGSLEPLKQKNIDTGMGLERMARILQKVPNNYETDLIFPIIEKAANLAKNSYAKADNVTKTNLKIIGDHMRAVVYLISDGVFPSNIGRGYVVRRLIRRVVRIGRLLGIKGNGQGDVEGAFLPVLAETVIELSTHIDPDLKSRMTHVLDELRREELRFVQTLERGEKLLDQFLSNALSNEGENGNRPCLSGKDVFLLYDTYGFPIEITAEVAEERGVSIDMEGFDIEMENQRRQSQAAHNVVKLSVGNELELAKSVPDTEFLGYDMLSASAIVKGLLVNGDPAAHVSEGSDVEIMLNRTPFYAESGGQIGDNGYLYCIGDENKKQKAIVEIKDVQKSLGNIFVHKGTIKEGTLEVGLEVDAAVDAKLRQRAKVHHTATHLLQAALKSVIGKETSQAGSLVAFDRLRFDFNFHRPLAEHEIMEIEVLINQWISDATQLQTKVMPLSDAKQAGAIAMFGEKYGEQVRVVEVPGVSMELCGGTHVSNTLEIRGFKIISEQGIASGIRRIEAVAGEAFIEYVTARDNHMRHLCSILKVSMLKYILYQRMVCC, translated from the exons ATGGAGGGACTGAAGCTAGTGGACGTCCCGAGagccctccctctcctctccgCCGCTTTCGGCACCCGCCACCGCCGCCGCCCTCCGGCGACGTCGAGCTGCAGTCTCCGTTCCTTTCCTG GATGCTGTTGCTTGGAATATGCTAGTGCTGCTGGGAGAACATATTTTTGGGTTCCTTCAAGTCATATTTGCAACTCTaaatctcaaaagaaaataattttcagtgTAAGAT CTTCAATAGAACCTGTGACTCAAGAAATGCTTGGAGGCATACCTAAGGATTACTCTATGAGTGGGGATGAAATACGACATCGTTTTCTTAACTTTTATGCTTCACGAGGTCACAAGATACTCCCAAGTGCATCACTTGTACCGGATGACCCTACAGTTTTGCTTACAATTGCTGGAATGCTTCAGTTCAAGCCTATTTTTCTTGGCAAG GAACCTAGACGTGTACCATGTGCTACAACTGCTCAAAGATGCATACGAACTAATGATGTCGAGAATGTGGGACAAACTTCTCGACACCATACCTTTTTTGAGATGCTTGGAAACTTCAGCTTCGGTGATTACTTTAAGAAGGAAGCCATTGTATGGGCATGGGAGCTTACGACCAAGGA GTTTGGATTACCTCCGGATAGACTGTGGATTAGTGTTTTTAAAGATGATGATGAAGCCTTCTCTTTATGGCACAATGAG GTAGGTGTACCTAAGGAGCGCATTAAGAGGATGGGTGAAGATGACAACTTTTGGACCAGTGGAGTCACCGGACCATGTGGCCCTTGCTCTGagatttattatgatttccatcctGAGAGGGGATATTCTGATGCT AATTTGGATGATGATAGTAGATTTATAGAGTTTTACAATCTGGTCTTCATGCAATATAACAAAAAGGAGGATGGATCCCTTGAACCCTTAAAACAAAAGAATATAGATACGGGCATGGGCCTCGAGCGTATGGCGCGGATCCTTCAGAAG GTTCCAAACAATTACGAGACTGACTTGATCTTTCCGATTATAGAGAAAGCTGCAAATTTGGCAAAGAACTCGTATGCTAAAGCAGATAATGTTACAAAGACCAATCTTAAA ATTATTGGAGATCATATGCGTGCTGTTGTTTATCTGATATCAGATGGGGTTTTTCCATCAAATATTGGCAGAGGTTATGTAGTTCGAAGACTCATAAGAAGAGTTGTTCGAATTGGTAGGTTGCTAGGTATAAAAGGCAATGGTCAAGGGGATGTTGAAGGAGCTTTTTTACCAGTACTCGCTGAGACAGTGATAGAACTTAGCACCCACATCGACCCAGATCTGAAATCAAGAATGACCCATGTTCTTGATGAGTTAAGGAGAGAAGAACTGCGGTTTGTGCAGACTTTGGAGAGAGGAGAAAAGCTACTGGATCAATTTCTGTCTAATGCTTTATCAAATGAAGGTGAAAATGGAAATAGGCCTTGTCTGTCCGGGAAAGATGTATTCCTTTTATATGACACCTATGGTTTTCCAATAGAGATAACAGCTGAAGTTGCTGAAGAACGAGGAGTTAGCATTGATATGGAGGGATTTGATATTGAAATGGAAAATCAAAGACGACAATCTCAAGCTGCTCACAATGTAGTCAAACTTTCAGTTGGAAATGAATTGGAGCTTGCAAAGAGTGTTCCTGACACTGAATTTTTGGGATACGACATGCTTTCTGCTAGTGCCATAGTAAAGGGTCTTTTGGTGAATGGCGATCCAGCTGCACATGTTTCTGAAGGCAGTGATGTAGAAATTATGTTGAACAGGACACCATTTTATGCTGAATCAGGTGGTCAGATAGGAGATAATGGTTACTTATACTGCATAggagatgaaaataaaaaacagaAAGCAATCGTGGAAATAAAGGATGTCCAAAAAAGTCTTGGAAATATATTCGTTCATAAAGGTACAATAAAGGAGGGGACATTGGAAGTCGGCTTAGAAGTGGATGCTGCAGTTGATGCAAAATTGAGGCAGAGGGCTAAA GTCCACCATACTGCAACACATCTACTTCAAGCTGCCCTTAAAAGTGTCATTGGCAAGGAAACATCACAAGCTGGTTCCCTGGTAGCCTTTGACCGACTTCGATTTGATTTTAACTTCCATCGTCCACTCGCCGAACATGAAATAATGGAAATTGAAGTACTGATAAATCAGTGGATTAGTGATGCAACACAACTTCAAACAAAAGTTATGCCTCTATCTGATGCCAAGCAAGCAGGTGCAATTGCAATGTTTGGTGAAAAATATGGAGAACAG GTGAGAGTTGTAGAGGTCCCTGGTGTATCAATGGAACTTTGTGGTGGGACACATGTGAGCAATACTTTGGAGATTCGTGgctttaaaataatttcagaaCAGGGAATTGCTTCTGGAATCAGACGTATTGAAGCTGTTGCTGGTGAAGCTTTTATTGAGTATGTCACTGCTCGAGATAACCATATGAGACATTTGTGCTCGATACTCAAA GTCAGTATGCTAAAGTATATACTATACCAACGCATGGTATGCTGTTGA